From the Euphorbia lathyris chromosome 6, ddEupLath1.1, whole genome shotgun sequence genome, one window contains:
- the LOC136234187 gene encoding dof zinc finger protein DOF1.4, translating to MLSNCSEKMVLISPTTNQWPQIDEKGTILMDKSQLLQPPPPQQQPLKCPRCDSSNTKFCYYNNYSLSQPRHFCKACKRYWTRGGTLRNVPVGGGCRKNKRVKRTSSSSTSSAGGVEGSSNLINPNPNPNPNPNHPSTCGSQIDVSISSCSTPQNQNHQINPLFYGLSSEMNLGFPGRFNSSGYDVHHPHTHPQLNALALGFSSGKQIQDVVTTTSTGSMLSNYSIFGSSLLHHHQNKFSMKDNENFHQTSFEDLHNLNGNSTTESGICVKEVKVELQQEQQSRFDWNNTNHNNHIASSCQNQIEQIGFSSLDPSLYWNPNSNTLWHDPPNLGSSVTSLI from the exons ATGTTAAGTAACTGTAGTGAGAAGATGGTTCTCATCTCTCCAACTACTAATCAATGGCCACAg ATAGATGAAAAAGGAACCATCTTGATGGACAAATCACAGCTCCTCCAGCCTCCTCCGCCGCAGCAGCAACCTCTCAAATGCCCACGCTGCGATTCTTCCAATACCAAATTCTGCTACTACAACAATTACAGCTTATCTCAACCCAGACACTTCTGCAAAGCTTGCAAACGTTACTGGACTCGCGGCGGAACCCTAAGAAATGTCCCCGTTGGAGGCGGTTGCCGGAAGAATAAGCGGGTTAAGAGaacctcctcctcctccacctcctCCGCCGGTGGTGTTGAAGGAAGCTCTAACCTAATTAACCCTAACCCCAATCCCAACCCTAACCCTAACCATCCAAGTACTTGTGGATCCCAAATTGATGTTTCAATTTCGAGTTGTTCAACTCCTCAGAATCAGAATCATCAAATCAACCCTTTGTTCTATGGATTATCTTCTGAAATGAATCTTGGTTTTCCGGGGAGATTCAATTCGAGTGGATATGATGTTCATCATCCTCATACTCATCCTCAGTTGAATGCTCTTGCATTAGGGTTTTCATCAGGGAAACAAATCCAAGATGTGGTGACGACGACTTCAACAGGTTCTATGCTTTCTAATTATTCCATTTTTGGGTCTTCTTTGCTCCATCATCATCAAAACAAGTTCAGTATGAAAGATAATGAGAATTTTCACCAGACATCTTTTGAGGATTTGCATAATTTGAATGGGAATAGTACTACTGAATCTGGGATCTGTGTGAAGGAAGTGAAAGTGGAATTACAACAAGAGCAGCAAAGCAGGTTTGACTGGAATAATACTAATCATAATAATCACATAGCATCATCATGCCAGAATCAGATTGAACAAATTGGGTTTTCATCATTAGATCCTTCACTTTATTGGAATCCCAACTCAAACACACTTTGGCATGATCCACCCAACCTTGGTTCTTCTGTCACTTCTCTCATCTAG